The following coding sequences are from one Danio rerio strain Tuebingen ecotype United States chromosome 21, GRCz12tu, whole genome shotgun sequence window:
- the rnf14 gene encoding E3 ubiquitin-protein ligase RNF14 isoform X1 encodes MTYFYVPLRNVQMSADQEAKEDELLALASIYDEEEFHRAESGKEGEIHLCLELPPNFKLLVKGQKSAEHNISFLPPLVLSFDLPDDYPSTSAPVFTISSKWLTRVQITALCRKLDELWEENQGNVVLFTWIQFLKEETLDFLGIQSPLEIQRSGSQPQCEPAQKHAADASGEKSKAQDLDPRAVQEVDAQTDILTQLLDFDEAQKQRVFDGKAFCCGICYSEKLGCDCLLFKECEHVYCKACIKEYFQIQIKDGKVQCLNCPEPKCASTATPTQVKLLVGEDEFARYDRLLLQSSLDLMADVVYCPRMSCCMAVMVEPDSTMGICPSCRYAFCTLCRRSYHGLSHCIATADELRSLRDEYLSSSEEGKKFLEKRFGKRVIQRAVEESFSTDWLKTNCKQCPCCGTNIQKAHGCNKMTCSSCQKYFCWICLGALSRVNPYSHFNNPDSPCYNQLFHGMEMEEDEAFGSDEDD; translated from the exons ATGACTTATTTTTATGTTCCTCTCAGGAATGTTCAAATGTCAGCTGACCAGGAAGCAAAAGAAGATGAACTGCTTGCTCTAGCGAGCATATATGATGAAGAGGAGTTTCACAGAGCAGAATCAGGAAAGGAAGGCGAGATTCATCTGTGCTTAGAGCTTCCACCTAACTTCAAGCTGCTAGTCAAGG GACAGAAATCTGCAGAGCATAATATATCATTTCTGCCTCCCTTGGTTCTGAGTTTTGACCTCCCTGACGACTACCCTTCTACATCTGCACCCGTTTTTACTATCAGCTCCAAATGGCTCACAAGAGTTCAG ATCACTGCGCTTTGCAGGAAGCTGGATGAGCTTTGGGAGGAGAACCAAGGCAATGTGGTTCTTTTTACATGGATCCAGTTCCTAAAGGAAGAGACTCTGGACTTTTTGGGGATCCAATCTCCTCTGGAAATCCAAAGAAGTGGCAGCCAGCCTCAGTGTGAACCCGCACAGAAACACGCAGCAGATGCTTCCGGAGAAAAAAGCAAAGCGCAGGATCTAGACCCAAGAGCCGTTCAGGAAGTTGACGCTCAGACAGATATACTGACTCAGCTGCTGGATTTTGACGAAGCCCAGAAGCAAAGGGTGTTTGACGGGAAGGCGTTTTGCTGCGGCATCTGCTACTCCGAGAAGCTGGGATGTGACTGTTTGCTCTTCAAAGAGTGTGAGCATGTTTACTGCAAGGCCTGCATTAAAGAATACTTTCAGATCCAGATTAAAGATGGGAAAGTTCAGTGCCTTAACTGCCCTGAGCCAAAGTGTGCGTCCACGGCGACTCCAACACAG GTGAAGCTTCTGGTGGGTGAAGATGAATTTGCCCGCTATGATCGTCTTCTGCTGCAGTCGAGTCTGGACCTGATGGCGGATGTTGTGTACTGTCCTCGCATGAGCTGCTGCATGGCTGTGATGGTCGAGCCTGACTCCACTATGGGCATCTGTCCGTCTTGCCGATATGCCTTTTGTACTCTCTGTAGGCGAAGCTATCATGGCCTCTCTCACTGCATAGCGACTGCTG ATGAGCTTCGCAGTTTGCGGGATGAGTATCTTTCTTCAAGCGAAGAGGGGAAAAAGTTCCTCGAAAAGCGTTTTGGGAAGCGGGTCATTCAGAGGGCTGTGGAGGAGTCTTTTAGCACAGACTGGTTGAAGACTAACTGTAAACAGTGCCCTTGCTGTGGCACCAATATACAG AAGGCGCATGGCTGCAACAAGATGACCTGTTCTTCCTGTCAGAAGTATTTTTGCTGGATCTGCTTGGGAGCTCTCAGCAGAGTGAACCCCTATAGCCACTTCAACAACCCTGACTCGCCATGCTATAACCA ATTGTTTCATGGAATGGAAATGGAAGAGGACGAGGCCTTTGGAAGCGACGAAGATGACTGA
- the rnf14 gene encoding E3 ubiquitin-protein ligase RNF14 (The RefSeq protein has 2 substitutions compared to this genomic sequence) has product MSADQEAKEDELLALASIYDEEEFHRAGSAKEGEIHLCLELPPNFKLLVKGQKSAEHNISFLPPLVLSFDLPDDYPSTSAPVFTISSKWLTRVQITALCRKLDELWEENQGNVVLFTWIQFLKEETLDFLGIQSPLEIQRSGSQPQCEPAQKHAADASGEKSKAQDLDPRAVQEVDAQTDILTQLLDFDEAQKQRVFDGKAFCCGICYSEKLGCDCLLFKECEHVYCKACIKEYFQIQIKDGKVQCLNCPEPKCASTATPTQVKLLVGEDEFARYDRLLLQSSLDLMADVVYCPRMSCCMAVMVEPDSTMGICPSCRYAFCTLCRRSYHGLSHCIATADELRSLRDEYLSSSEEGKKFLEKRFGKRVIQRAVEESFSTDWLKTNCKQCPCCGTNIQKAHGCNKMTCSSCQKYFCWICLGALSRVNPYSHFNNPDSPCYNQLFHGMEMEEDEAFGSDEDD; this is encoded by the exons ATGTCAGCTGACCAGGAAGCAAAAGAAGATGAACTGCTTGCTCTAGCGAGCATATATGATGAAGAGGAGTTTCACAGAGCAGAATCAGGAAAGGAAGGCGAGATTCATCTGTGCTTAGAGCTTCCACCTAACTTCAAGCTGCTAGTCAAGG GACAGAAATCTGCAGAGCATAATATATCATTTCTGCCTCCCTTGGTTCTGAGTTTTGACCTCCCTGACGACTACCCTTCTACATCTGCACCCGTTTTTACTATCAGCTCCAAATGGCTCACAAGAGTTCAG ATCACTGCGCTTTGCAGGAAGCTGGATGAGCTTTGGGAGGAGAACCAAGGCAATGTGGTTCTTTTTACATGGATCCAGTTCCTAAAGGAAGAGACTCTGGACTTTTTGGGGATCCAATCTCCTCTGGAAATCCAAAGAAGTGGCAGCCAGCCTCAGTGTGAACCCGCACAGAAACACGCAGCAGATGCTTCCGGAGAAAAAAGCAAAGCGCAGGATCTAGACCCAAGAGCCGTTCAGGAAGTTGACGCTCAGACAGATATACTGACTCAGCTGCTGGATTTTGACGAAGCCCAGAAGCAAAGGGTGTTTGACGGGAAGGCGTTTTGCTGCGGCATCTGCTACTCCGAGAAGCTGGGATGTGACTGTTTGCTCTTCAAAGAGTGTGAGCATGTTTACTGCAAGGCCTGCATTAAAGAATACTTTCAGATCCAGATTAAAGATGGGAAAGTTCAGTGCCTTAACTGCCCTGAGCCAAAGTGTGCGTCCACGGCGACTCCAACACAG GTGAAGCTTCTGGTGGGTGAAGATGAATTTGCCCGCTATGATCGTCTTCTGCTGCAGTCGAGTCTGGACCTGATGGCGGATGTTGTGTACTGTCCTCGCATGAGCTGCTGCATGGCTGTGATGGTCGAGCCTGACTCCACTATGGGCATCTGTCCGTCTTGCCGATATGCCTTTTGTACTCTCTGTAGGCGAAGCTATCATGGCCTCTCTCACTGCATAGCGACTGCTG ATGAGCTTCGCAGTTTGCGGGATGAGTATCTTTCTTCAAGCGAAGAGGGGAAAAAGTTCCTCGAAAAGCGTTTTGGGAAGCGGGTCATTCAGAGGGCTGTGGAGGAGTCTTTTAGCACAGACTGGTTGAAGACTAACTGTAAACAGTGCCCTTGCTGTGGCACCAATATACAG AAGGCGCATGGCTGCAACAAGATGACCTGTTCTTCCTGTCAGAAGTATTTTTGCTGGATCTGCTTGGGAGCTCTCAGCAGAGTGAACCCCTATAGCCACTTCAACAACCCTGACTCGCCATGCTATAACCA ATTGTTTCATGGAATGGAAATGGAAGAGGACGAGGCCTTTGGAAGCGACGAAGATGACTGA
- the rnf14 gene encoding E3 ubiquitin-protein ligase RNF14 isoform X2, with translation MSADQEAKEDELLALASIYDEEEFHRAESGKEGEIHLCLELPPNFKLLVKGQKSAEHNISFLPPLVLSFDLPDDYPSTSAPVFTISSKWLTRVQITALCRKLDELWEENQGNVVLFTWIQFLKEETLDFLGIQSPLEIQRSGSQPQCEPAQKHAADASGEKSKAQDLDPRAVQEVDAQTDILTQLLDFDEAQKQRVFDGKAFCCGICYSEKLGCDCLLFKECEHVYCKACIKEYFQIQIKDGKVQCLNCPEPKCASTATPTQVKLLVGEDEFARYDRLLLQSSLDLMADVVYCPRMSCCMAVMVEPDSTMGICPSCRYAFCTLCRRSYHGLSHCIATADELRSLRDEYLSSSEEGKKFLEKRFGKRVIQRAVEESFSTDWLKTNCKQCPCCGTNIQKAHGCNKMTCSSCQKYFCWICLGALSRVNPYSHFNNPDSPCYNQLFHGMEMEEDEAFGSDEDD, from the exons ATGTCAGCTGACCAGGAAGCAAAAGAAGATGAACTGCTTGCTCTAGCGAGCATATATGATGAAGAGGAGTTTCACAGAGCAGAATCAGGAAAGGAAGGCGAGATTCATCTGTGCTTAGAGCTTCCACCTAACTTCAAGCTGCTAGTCAAGG GACAGAAATCTGCAGAGCATAATATATCATTTCTGCCTCCCTTGGTTCTGAGTTTTGACCTCCCTGACGACTACCCTTCTACATCTGCACCCGTTTTTACTATCAGCTCCAAATGGCTCACAAGAGTTCAG ATCACTGCGCTTTGCAGGAAGCTGGATGAGCTTTGGGAGGAGAACCAAGGCAATGTGGTTCTTTTTACATGGATCCAGTTCCTAAAGGAAGAGACTCTGGACTTTTTGGGGATCCAATCTCCTCTGGAAATCCAAAGAAGTGGCAGCCAGCCTCAGTGTGAACCCGCACAGAAACACGCAGCAGATGCTTCCGGAGAAAAAAGCAAAGCGCAGGATCTAGACCCAAGAGCCGTTCAGGAAGTTGACGCTCAGACAGATATACTGACTCAGCTGCTGGATTTTGACGAAGCCCAGAAGCAAAGGGTGTTTGACGGGAAGGCGTTTTGCTGCGGCATCTGCTACTCCGAGAAGCTGGGATGTGACTGTTTGCTCTTCAAAGAGTGTGAGCATGTTTACTGCAAGGCCTGCATTAAAGAATACTTTCAGATCCAGATTAAAGATGGGAAAGTTCAGTGCCTTAACTGCCCTGAGCCAAAGTGTGCGTCCACGGCGACTCCAACACAG GTGAAGCTTCTGGTGGGTGAAGATGAATTTGCCCGCTATGATCGTCTTCTGCTGCAGTCGAGTCTGGACCTGATGGCGGATGTTGTGTACTGTCCTCGCATGAGCTGCTGCATGGCTGTGATGGTCGAGCCTGACTCCACTATGGGCATCTGTCCGTCTTGCCGATATGCCTTTTGTACTCTCTGTAGGCGAAGCTATCATGGCCTCTCTCACTGCATAGCGACTGCTG ATGAGCTTCGCAGTTTGCGGGATGAGTATCTTTCTTCAAGCGAAGAGGGGAAAAAGTTCCTCGAAAAGCGTTTTGGGAAGCGGGTCATTCAGAGGGCTGTGGAGGAGTCTTTTAGCACAGACTGGTTGAAGACTAACTGTAAACAGTGCCCTTGCTGTGGCACCAATATACAG AAGGCGCATGGCTGCAACAAGATGACCTGTTCTTCCTGTCAGAAGTATTTTTGCTGGATCTGCTTGGGAGCTCTCAGCAGAGTGAACCCCTATAGCCACTTCAACAACCCTGACTCGCCATGCTATAACCA ATTGTTTCATGGAATGGAAATGGAAGAGGACGAGGCCTTTGGAAGCGACGAAGATGACTGA
- the cct6a gene encoding T-complex protein 1 subunit zeta has product MAAVKALNPKAEVARAHAALAVNISAARGLQDVLKSNLGPKGTMKMLVSGAGDIKLTKDGNVLLHEMQIQHPTASLIAKVATAQDDITGDGTTSNVLIIGELLKQADLYVSEGLHPRVIAEGFEAAKDKALAVLEEVKVAKEMDRETLINVARTSLRTKVHTELADLLTEAVVDAVLAIRKPNEPIDLYMVEIMEMKHKTDSDTQLIRGLVLDHGARHPDMKKRIEDAFILTCNVSLEYEKTEVNSGFFYKSADERDKLVKAERKFIEDRVMKIIDLKNKVCADNKKGFVVINQKGIDPFSLDALAKEGIVALRRAKRRNMERLTLACGGVAMNSVEDLTPECLGHAGLVYEYTLGEEKFTFIENCSNPRSVTLLVKGPNKHTLTQIKDAVRDGLRAVKNAIEDGSVVAGAGAFEVAVADALVKHKPKVKGRAQLGVQAFADALLVIPKVLAQNSGYDPQETLVKLQSEFKEAGQLVGVDLSTGEPMVAGEAGVWDNYSVKKQLLHSCTVIASNILLVDEIMRAGMSSLKG; this is encoded by the exons ATGGCCGCGGTAAAAGCACTTAATCCGAAAGCCGAGGTCGCCAGGGCTCACGCGGCTCTTGCTGTGAACATCAGCGCGGCCCGCGGACTCCAGGACGTCCTGAAAAGTAACCTGGGCCCGAAGGGAACAATGAAAAT GCTTGTGTCTGGTGCAGGAGACATCAAGCTCACCAAAGATGGGAACGTTTTGCTTCATGAAATG CAAATCCAGCATCCCACAGCTTCATTGATTGCCAAGGTGGCCACAGCACAGGATGACATCACGGGAGATGGCACAACATCTAACGTGCTTATCATTGGAGAGCTCCTCAAGCAGGCGGACCTCTATGTTTCTGAG GGTCTTCATCCAAGGGTGATTGCAGAGGGGTTTGAGGCGGCTAAAGACAAGGCCCTTGCAGTGCTTGAAGAGGTAAAAGTTGCTAAGGAGATGGACCGAGAGACTCTCATCAATGTAGCCAGGACATCACTCAGAACCAAGGTCCACACAGAGCTGGCCGATTTACTAACAGAG GCTGTAGTGGATGCTGTACTGGCCATAAGGAAACCCAACGAGCCCATTGACCTCTACATGGTGGAGATTATGGAGATGAAACACAAAACCGACAGTGATACTCA actgaTCAGAGGGTTGGTGTTGGACCACGGAGCCAGACATCCTGACATGAAGAAGAGAATAGAAGATGCTTTCATTCTCACCTGCAACGTTTCCTTGGAATACGAGAAAAC CGAAGTGAACTCCGGGTTTTTCTACAAGAGCGCAGACGAGAGAGACAAGCTGGTGAAAGCTGAGAGGAAGTTCATTGAAGATCGTGTGATGAAAATAATCGACCTGAAGAATAAAGTGTGCGCTGATAATAAAAAGGGCTTTGTGGTCATCAATCAGAAG GGTATTGATCCATTCTCTCTAGATGCGCTGGCCAAAGAGGGCATTGTGGCTCTGCGCCGTGCAAAGAGACGGAATATGGAAAG GCTGACTCTGGCATGTGGTGGTGTAGCAATGAACTCTGTGGAGGATCTCACGCCAGAGTGTTTGGGACACGCCGGTCTTGTGTACGAGTACACACTG GGTGAGGAGAAATTCACGTTTATTGAGAACTGTAGCAACCCTCGTTCTGTGACCCTGCTGGTGAAAGGCCCAAACAAGCACACCCTGACACAGATCAAAGACGCAGTGAGAGACGGACTCAGAGCTGTCAAAAACGCCATTGAAGATG gcTCTGTTGTAGCTGGGGCTGGTGCATTTGAGGTAGCCGTGGCTGATGCATTGGTCAAACACAAGCCCAAAGTAAAGGGACGAGCCCAGCTGGGTGTGCAGGCGTTTGCTGATGCTCTTCTTGTCATCCCTAAA GTTCTGGCTCAGAATTCAGGCTACGACCCACAAGAGACTCTTGTGAAGCTGCAGAGTGAATTCAAAGAGGCTGGACAGTTGGTGGGAGTTGACCTAAGCACAG gcGAGCCTATGGTTGCTGGAGAGGCTGGTGTATGGGACAACTACAGTGTGAAAAAGCAGCTGCTTCACTCCTG